The window TTATAATTCCAATATAAGCATTTCAATAAGGAGCATAAAATGAAAAGTAGTGGATTAGTAAAAAAAAGAATAGGAAATAAAGTAACTATTTTAATGTATAAAGAAAGTGCTTGTTCACACTGTAATAAATGCAGTGATAGCGCAAAAATAGCTAATGAATTTACTTTTATTTCAGATAAAGAAAATATAGAAGTAGGAGATATTTTAACTTTTGAAATGGAAGATAATCAAGTTTTTAAGGCCGCACTAATAGTATATATAATTCCTTTAATAATTATGTTTTTAGCTTATTTTATAGCTGATAAAATTGGATTGTCAGAAGGAAAATGTATTGGAGCTAGTTTTAGTGGTTTAATAATATCTTTCATAGGTATATTCTTTTATGATAGATTTATTGTAAAAAATAAAATGGAGAAATCTGTAAAAGTGATAAACGTGGAGAAAAATGGTGAGGGGATATAAATGATAAAAAAAATTTCAATAATTTTTTATTTAATGACTCAGTTAGCTTTTGGAAAATATTCACAAGTTGATTACTCCAAAATTTTAAACAAAGATGGAAAAATATTCGTCAAAACAACGGGAAGTCCTTTAACTGGAATGGTAACATTTCAAAAAGATAGAGAATTTTACAAAAATGGGGTACCAGAAGGGAAGTGGTTATCTTTTTATACTAATGGGAAAATAAAATCCATCGAAAATTGGAAAAATGGGGAATTAAATGGAAAGTATGTTTTATATGGTGAAGATGGAAATAAAACATTTCAGACATACTACCTAAAAGGAAAAGATCATGGACTGTTTAAACTATTTCATGATAATGGAAAACCTCACATTATAGGTAAATTTTATAATGGTCAAGCAGTAGGTATTTGGAGTTACTATAGTAAAAATGGTAAATTAATAGGAGAAAGAGATTATACTCTAAATATTGAGCATTTTGATCAAACAAATTAAAATTAGGAGAAAATAACTTTATGAAAATAAAATTAAAGAAATACTTTAAAAGTTCAATGCTAGTTAATCCAGATAAAGCAAAAAGTTTTTGTGATAAATTAAAAGAAATATTAAAAAAAGAGGAAGAGGTTGTTTTAGATTTTGCAGGAATTCAAGCGACAACACTAGTGTTTTTATTTGTACTTTTTACTAATTTATGGAATGAATATGGAAAAGATTTGAAAAATAAATTAACAATAAAAAATGGATCACAAGGACTATTTAAGCAAATGATCTACCTAAAAGAGAATTATAAAGAATTAAAAACCAAGTTTTTAGGAGTTCATCAAAATTTTGAAATAGCTTATATAGGATAATTGTTGACAAATTTAATAAAAAATGTTAACATTAAATAGTAAAGAAACTATACCAAAAAGGGGTGTAAAAAAATGTTTTTTGAAGAGATACAAAATGAAATTTATGATAGTACATTTGATTCTATTTATTATGCATTAATAGAGGAATATAAAGAAGGAAAGTTAACTATTGAAAGGTTAATAATGAATATAGATGAGCAACAACAAATTTTGTTGAATGGATTTTTTGAAGGAGAAACAAAATTTGCTTACGCTAGTGCAACAGTAGATGCTCACCAATATGCTCTTGCAATGATAAAAAAAGGATTAGTATAAAAAAGAGTGGATTGAATCCACTCTTTTCATTTTTATAACAAAAGCTGAGAAAACTTTATTTAAAACAGAACATTATTTTTAATGAGAATGTTCTAAAAAAAAACTTGACATAAAAGTGTTCTTATTATATACTAATAGCGAGACCGAATTTGATTGAATAGATCTATATACCCCCCAAAAATCTATTTTAATCTTTTTTATTTTTTAACACTCCCCCGTGTTATAAAAACCCTCCCCCCCAGGAGGGTTTTTTATATTATCATATTATTTAAGAAAATTTAAAAGTACTGGAGCAATAAAAATAGTTATGATACCAGCAATAACAATAGATAAAGCACTCATAGCACCTTCAACTTCTCCCATTTCAATAGCTTTACTAGTTCCAACAGCATGACTAGAAATACCAATCCCTAATCCTCTAGCAACAGCGTTTTCAATTTTAAAAAGTTTTAACATAAATGGAGCAAAAATATTACCAGCTATACCTGTTACCATTATTGCGAAAACGGTTATAGCAGGGATTCCACCAAGAAGCTTACTAACTTCTATTCCAATAGGTGTTGTAATAGATTTAGGAACAAAAGACAATAAAATGATATCTTGTATTCCAAGTAGTTTTCCGAGAAAAACAACTGATAAAATAGCAGTGATAGATCCTATAAGAGCACCCATTAAAATAACTTTATAATGTTTTTTTAATGTTCCAAGTTCTTTATATAAAGGAATAGCTAAACAAACAGTAGCAGGAGCTATAAAAAATCCTAAAATATCTCCACCTTTATTATAGTATGAAGTAGGAATATTAAAAACTTCCATAAATATAAAGATAAGAATTAAAGCAACAAAAATAGGATTTAAGATAGGCCACTTAAATTTATTAAAAATATCTTTTCCAATTTTAAATGCTATTAAACTAATAAAAATTCCAAAAAAAGCATTATCAAATAAAAGTTCTTTCATTTATTTCTTCTCCCTCATCATAAAATCTACAGATACTGCAGTGACAACCATAGTTATTAATGTTGTTAGAACAAGTAAAAATATAAGTTTAAAAAAGTCAGTTTTTAAAATATCAATAACATCTAAAAGTTTTACACTAGGTGGAATAAAAGTGATAATCATATTAGCTATAAAAAATTCACCAACATTTTTTATCGTATTTAATTTTACTATCTTTAAAGAAAGTAAAATAAACAAAAGAATTAGACCATTAACAGTTCCAGGGGTAGGAAGATGAAAAATCTTTTCTAAAATAACTCCTAAATAGTTAATACTTAAAATGATAAGAAATTCGTACAACAAAATAAAACCTCCGTTACATTTGTATAAAAAAGATTAAAGAGGTGTTCCGT of the Cetobacterium sp. NK01 genome contains:
- a CDS encoding CidA/LrgA family protein produces the protein MLYEFLIILSINYLGVILEKIFHLPTPGTVNGLILLFILLSLKIVKLNTIKNVGEFFIANMIITFIPPSVKLLDVIDILKTDFFKLIFLLVLTTLITMVVTAVSVDFMMREKK
- a CDS encoding STAS-like domain-containing protein, translated to MKIKLKKYFKSSMLVNPDKAKSFCDKLKEILKKEEEVVLDFAGIQATTLVFLFVLFTNLWNEYGKDLKNKLTIKNGSQGLFKQMIYLKENYKELKTKFLGVHQNFEIAYIG
- a CDS encoding SoxR reducing system RseC family protein is translated as MKSSGLVKKRIGNKVTILMYKESACSHCNKCSDSAKIANEFTFISDKENIEVGDILTFEMEDNQVFKAALIVYIIPLIIMFLAYFIADKIGLSEGKCIGASFSGLIISFIGIFFYDRFIVKNKMEKSVKVINVEKNGEGI
- a CDS encoding LrgB family protein, which translates into the protein MKELLFDNAFFGIFISLIAFKIGKDIFNKFKWPILNPIFVALILIFIFMEVFNIPTSYYNKGGDILGFFIAPATVCLAIPLYKELGTLKKHYKVILMGALIGSITAILSVVFLGKLLGIQDIILLSFVPKSITTPIGIEVSKLLGGIPAITVFAIMVTGIAGNIFAPFMLKLFKIENAVARGLGIGISSHAVGTSKAIEMGEVEGAMSALSIVIAGIITIFIAPVLLNFLK
- a CDS encoding toxin-antitoxin system YwqK family antitoxin; protein product: MIKKISIIFYLMTQLAFGKYSQVDYSKILNKDGKIFVKTTGSPLTGMVTFQKDREFYKNGVPEGKWLSFYTNGKIKSIENWKNGELNGKYVLYGEDGNKTFQTYYLKGKDHGLFKLFHDNGKPHIIGKFYNGQAVGIWSYYSKNGKLIGERDYTLNIEHFDQTN